From the Cryptomeria japonica chromosome 2, Sugi_1.0, whole genome shotgun sequence genome, one window contains:
- the LOC131053600 gene encoding ATP-citrate synthase alpha chain protein 3: MARKKIREYDSKRLLKEHLKRLGAIQLEIKSAQVTESTNLNELADNEPWLSASRLVVKPDMLFGKRGKSGLVALNLDLTQAAAFVKERLGKEVEMGGAKAPITTFILEPFIPHDEEYYLSIISERLGCTISFSACGGIEIEENWDKVKTIFVPTEKSLTSELCAPLIATLPLEIRGKIENFITGVYKVFLDLDFTFLEMNPFTLVDGNPYPLDMRGELDDTAAFKNFKKWGNIEFPLPFGRVMSPAEDLVHNMDEKTSASLKFTILNPKGRIWTMVAGGGASVIYADTVGDLDYASELGNYAEYSGAPNEEEVLYYARVLIDCATANPDGRKRALLIGGGIANFTDVAATFNGIIRALREKESKLKAARVNIYVRRGGPNYQSGLAKMRALSEEIGVPIEVFGPEASMTGICKQAIQYITAAD, translated from the exons ATGGCAAGGAAGAAGATCAGAGAGTATGATTCCAAGCGCCTATTGAAAGAACATTTGAAGCGGCTTGGTGCCATTCAGCTTGAAATAAAATCAGCCCAG GTTACAGAGTCAACAAACTTGAATGAGTTGGCAGACAATGAACCATGGTTGTCAGCATCAAGACTGGTTGTAAAACCAGATATGTTGTTTGGAAAGCGAGGGAAGAGTGGTCTG GTTGCCTTAAATTTGGATTTAACACAAGCTGCAGCTTTTGTCAAAGAACGCCTCGGAAAGGAG GTTGAAATGGGTGGTGCAAAGGCCCCAATTACAACTTTTATATTAGAGCCTTTCATTCCTCATGATGAGGAGTATTATCTTTCAATTATATCAGAACGCCTTGGTTGCACAATAAGTTTTTCTGCATGCGGAGGCATTGAGATTGAAGAAAACTGGGATAAG GTCAAGACAATATTTGTTCCAACAGAAAAGTCTTTAACATCAGAGCTTTGTGCTCCTTTAATCGCAACGCTCCCCTTGGAG ATTCGTGGGAAAATTGAGAATTTCATTACAGGTGTTTACAAAGTTTTTCTGG ATTTAGACTTCACTTTCTTAGAGATGAATCCATTTACACTTGTTGATGGAAATCCTTACCCTTTGGATATGAGAGGAGAATTGGATGACACTGCAGCTTTTAAGAATTTCAAAAA GTGGGGCAATATTGAATTTCCATTGCCTTTTGGTCGAGTCATGAGCCCTGCAGAAGATTTGGTTCACAACATGGATGAAAAG ACAAGTGCTTCCTTGAAGTTCACTATTCTAAATCCAAAAGGACGTATCTGGACAATGGTTGCTGGAGGAGGAGCTAGTGTGATATATGCCGATACT GTTGGAGATTTAGACTATGCAAGTGAACTTGGAAATTATGCAGAATATAGTGGAGCTCCAAATGAAGAAGAGGTGTTATACTATGCACGAGTTCTGATAGAT TGTGCAACTGCAAATCCAGATGGCCGCAAGAGAGCACTGTTGATAGGTGGAGGAATAGCTAACTTCACAGATGTTGCTGCCACATTTAATGGCATCATTCGAGCTTTGCGTGAAAAG GAATCAAAACTTAAAGCCGCAAGGGTGAATATATATGTAAGGAGAGGAGGACCAAATTACCAAAGTGGCCTAGCAAAAATGCGAGCCCTAAGTGAAGAGATTGGGGTGCCAATTGAG